Proteins co-encoded in one Malus sylvestris chromosome 7, drMalSylv7.2, whole genome shotgun sequence genomic window:
- the LOC126629901 gene encoding eukaryotic translation initiation factor 3 subunit F-like — MAAIEHTVLQFSTSPSLSLSAKVHPLVIFNICDCYVRRPDQSERVIGTLLGSVLPDGTVDIRNSYAVPHVSAEQVALDIEYHHNMLISHQKVNPKEVIVGWYSTGLGVTGGSALFHEFYSREAPNPVHLTVDTGFVNGEGTIKAYVSVNLSLGDHQLAAQFQEIPLDRRMVEAERVGYDILKTPMVDKLPTDLEGMEASMERLLALIDDVYKYVDNVVEGRAEQDNTIGRFLFDTIASLPKLSPSAFDKLINDSLQDNLLLLYLSSITRTQLTLAEKLNTAAQVL, encoded by the exons ATGGCGGCGATCGAGCACACTGTGCTGCAGTTCTCCACGTCTCCGTCGTTGAGCTTGTCGGCGAAGGTTCATCCTCTCGTCATATTCAACATCTGCGATTGCTACGTTAGGCGTCCCGACCAGTCCGAGCGCGTCATCGGCACGCTCCTCGGCTCCGTCCTGCCTGACGGCACTGTCGACATCAGAAACTCCTACGCTGTTCCTCATGTGAGCGCCGAGCAG GTAGCTTTAGATATTGAGTATCATCACAATATGTTGATATCCCACCAGAAGGTGAATCCGAAGGAAGTTATTGTTGGATG GTATTCAACTGGTCTTGGAGTTACTGGTGGTAGCGCATTGTTCCATGAATTCTATTCTAGAGAAGCTCCCAACCCAGTTCATTTGACTGTTGATACTGGATTCGTTAATGGAGAGGGTACCATAAAAGCTTATGTTTCGGTGAATTTGTCTCTTGGAGATCATCAACTTGCAGCTCAGTTTCAAGAAATTCCTCTTGATCGTCGCATGGTTGAAGCTGAGCGAGTTGGAT ATGATATTTTAAAGACCCCAATGGTTGACAAACTCCCAACTGATCTGGAAGGAATGGAAGCCTCAATGGAGCGACTTCTAGCTTTAATTGATGATGTTTACAAATATGTTGACAATGTTGTG GAAGGCCGTGCTGAACAAGATAACACAATAGGGAGATTTCTTTTTGATACAATTGCATCTCTTCCGAAACTGTCTCCCTCAGCTTTTGATAAGCTTATCAATGACAGCCTACAG GACAACTTGCTCTTACTGTATTTGTCAAGCATAACAAGGACACAGCTCACCCTAGCCGAAAAATTGAACACGGCTGCTCAGGTTCTGTAA